One region of Desertifilum tharense IPPAS B-1220 genomic DNA includes:
- a CDS encoding macrolide 2'-phosphotransferase, with protein sequence MRTNDILQLAANYGLQLCDDLVFNEMGIDFKVAFATDTQGKKWVLRIPRRENLADQIEQEKNILNLVKKHLSVSVPDWKIANPELVAYPLLEDKPVITFDPETYEVMWNIDPKDSCIVSSLAKVLVELHQIPVDEAASIGVKFLTPQMARQKVSDDIETVKREMGISTELETRWRKWVDTDYLWSDFSTFIHGDLYAGHILTDRSGKIGGIIDWSEGQVGDPSVDFSGHITVFGEQSLRDLIDEYKKLGGKGWESLFEHAIERHSASPLNYAIFAIKTKIDEHINAAKSQLGVL encoded by the coding sequence ATGAGAACAAATGACATCCTACAACTAGCTGCTAATTATGGACTCCAACTTTGCGACGATCTAGTTTTTAACGAAATGGGGATTGACTTCAAAGTAGCATTCGCTACCGACACCCAGGGTAAAAAGTGGGTGTTGCGAATCCCCCGTCGTGAAAATTTAGCTGACCAGATTGAGCAAGAGAAAAACATATTAAATCTAGTTAAAAAACACTTATCTGTTTCTGTTCCCGATTGGAAAATCGCAAATCCAGAGCTGGTAGCCTATCCTTTGTTGGAGGATAAGCCCGTTATCACTTTTGACCCTGAAACATATGAGGTTATGTGGAATATTGACCCGAAAGATTCTTGCATCGTTTCATCGCTGGCTAAAGTTCTGGTTGAACTCCATCAAATCCCAGTTGATGAGGCTGCCTCAATAGGGGTAAAGTTCCTAACACCCCAAATGGCTCGACAAAAAGTTTCTGACGATATTGAAACTGTAAAGCGAGAAATGGGAATCAGTACCGAATTAGAAACTCGATGGCGAAAATGGGTAGATACCGATTACTTGTGGTCTGATTTTTCTACTTTTATTCACGGTGACTTATACGCAGGTCATATTCTGACCGATCGAAGCGGCAAGATCGGCGGTATTATCGATTGGTCTGAGGGACAAGTGGGCGATCCATCTGTTGATTTTTCAGGACATATTACTGTTTTTGGAGAACAAAGTTTAAGAGATCTAATAGATGAGTATAAAAAGCTTGGAGGAAAGGGATGGGAAAGTCTTTTTGAACATGCTATAGAGCGCCATTCCGCTTCACCCCTCAATTACGCCATTTTCGCCATTAAAACAAAAATAGATGAGCATATTAATGCCGCGAAGAGTCAGCTTGGGGTTCTTTAA
- a CDS encoding DUF433 domain-containing protein, with protein MTTLLERITVNPRQCGGRPCIRGMRIRVSDVLDLFAAGLSAGEILEEMPDLEAEDLKASLLYASRKLNHPVLVL; from the coding sequence ATGACAACCTTACTTGAAAGAATCACTGTTAATCCTCGCCAATGTGGTGGTCGTCCTTGCATTAGAGGGATGAGAATCCGGGTATCAGATGTACTGGATCTATTTGCAGCGGGTCTTAGTGCAGGAGAAATTTTAGAGGAAATGCCTGACCTTGAAGCAGAGGATCTAAAAGCTTCGCTTCTGTATGCCTCGCGGAAACTTAATCATCCAGTTTTAGTGCTATGA
- a CDS encoding DMT family transporter, translating into MSISNIAKLLLLAALWGGSFLFMRIAAPILGPVWLIEFRVLLAGLVLLPLLARLALLGEMRRNLIPLLVVGCLNSAVPFVLFAFASISLPAGFTSILNATAPLFGTVVAAVWLKEKLTLTQAMGFGLGFVGVVILVGWRSFATTPTFFMAVAAGLLAALLYAIAAPYVKQNLAEVPSLVVTTGSQLSAALLLLPILPFTVPQQSPSLTVVVAVVALALLSTAFAYVLYFKLIQEIGSTKALTVTYLIPAFAMLWGGLFLQESITLSTVVGCALVLLGTAIANDIFRFRLKSQSH; encoded by the coding sequence GTGAGCATTTCCAATATTGCTAAACTTTTGCTACTCGCCGCTTTGTGGGGTGGATCTTTCCTGTTTATGCGAATTGCGGCCCCGATATTAGGCCCGGTTTGGTTAATTGAGTTTCGGGTTCTATTGGCGGGTTTGGTGTTATTACCCCTGCTGGCGAGATTAGCCCTTTTGGGCGAGATGCGGCGCAATCTTATCCCGTTGCTGGTGGTGGGATGTCTGAATTCAGCGGTTCCGTTTGTGCTGTTTGCGTTTGCGTCTATTTCGCTTCCGGCGGGGTTTACCTCGATTTTGAATGCGACAGCGCCGTTATTTGGAACGGTGGTAGCGGCGGTTTGGTTGAAGGAAAAGTTAACGCTAACTCAAGCGATGGGTTTTGGTTTGGGATTTGTTGGCGTGGTAATTTTAGTGGGGTGGAGATCCTTTGCGACAACGCCAACGTTTTTCATGGCGGTGGCGGCGGGTTTGCTGGCGGCTTTGCTGTATGCGATCGCAGCCCCTTACGTTAAACAAAATTTAGCAGAAGTCCCCTCATTGGTGGTGACTACTGGAAGTCAACTGAGCGCCGCTTTGCTGCTGCTTCCTATCCTCCCATTTACGGTTCCTCAACAATCTCCCTCTTTAACAGTTGTGGTGGCTGTGGTGGCTTTGGCGCTACTCTCAACGGCTTTTGCCTACGTGCTTTATTTTAAGCTGATTCAAGAAATTGGCTCAACGAAGGCTTTAACGGTTACTTATCTGATTCCCGCCTTTGCGATGCTTTGGGGAGGGCTTTTTCTGCAAGAATCGATTACCCTCTCTACTGTTGTAGGTTGCGCTCTAGTATTATTAGGAACTGCGATCGCTAATGATATCTTCCGCTTTCGGCTGAAGTCTCAGAGTCATTAG
- a CDS encoding SDR family oxidoreductase has product MEKIAIVTGGSRGIGAATAYLAAERGYAVCVNYLYNSEAAQRVVDSIQQQGGNAIAVAADIACETEVLHLFKTVDEQLGRVSALVNNAGILEPQMRVENMSAARLNQVFMTNITGSFLCAREAVKRMSTKQGGSGGSIVNVSSVASRLGSPNEYIDYAASKGAIDTLTIGLAKEVAEEGIRVNAVRPGFIDTDIHASGGEPNRIERVKASIPLKRGGQAIEVAQAILWLLSDEASYTTGAFIDIAGGK; this is encoded by the coding sequence ATGGAAAAAATTGCGATCGTTACAGGCGGAAGTCGGGGAATTGGTGCGGCGACAGCCTATCTTGCAGCCGAACGCGGGTATGCGGTTTGCGTTAATTATCTTTACAATTCAGAAGCCGCCCAGCGGGTTGTTGACTCTATTCAGCAACAGGGAGGAAATGCGATCGCAGTTGCAGCAGATATTGCTTGCGAAACAGAGGTTCTTCACCTATTTAAAACAGTAGACGAACAGTTAGGAAGGGTAAGCGCCCTAGTCAATAATGCAGGAATACTAGAACCCCAAATGCGGGTTGAAAATATGAGTGCGGCGCGTTTAAATCAAGTCTTTATGACTAACATTACCGGAAGTTTCTTATGCGCGAGAGAAGCGGTTAAACGGATGTCTACTAAACAGGGCGGTTCGGGAGGCTCTATTGTCAACGTTTCCTCAGTTGCCTCTCGTTTAGGTTCTCCAAACGAATATATCGATTATGCCGCATCCAAAGGCGCAATTGATACCCTAACCATTGGGTTAGCAAAGGAAGTAGCAGAAGAAGGAATTCGAGTCAACGCCGTTCGTCCGGGTTTTATCGATACCGATATTCACGCTAGCGGCGGCGAACCCAACCGTATTGAACGGGTAAAAGCGTCTATTCCGCTAAAACGTGGGGGACAAGCAATTGAAGTTGCCCAGGCGATTTTATGGCTATTATCCGATGAAGCTTCCTACACCACAGGTGCATTTATTGATATTGCAGGAGGGAAGTAG
- a CDS encoding GTPase: MDNSDTTGFDEKSFFDRVAAQFIERAPDLSKSLNIAIIGKVSSGKSSLINALLKRSRRQALELAKVGAISGITKNLTILKLDDKVYLIDSPGLDDVRAENSEITKKFLKHIDIGIFVVTGSSDASQKKNLDDLRQHCDSIFIVLNKIDEWDDLDPKVLNDIIDQWKNDLKIDKIYPTCTKGYDPKSRIPKMDIRGVYQLRSDIEEFLEKKGKDLLLVRHMTEKQSYAVKIIATALVAVGGEAFIPGSAVYITATQGAAIASLYYLYTGKILSPHAALGILPTFLAESTGSSLFLFAKSFLPPTGILDIAASSIAITITLALLATVNHILSSGASIEEEELLRSKFRTYRTQTEETFRELGCTDIRDLPEWSALVAKFLKNP; this comes from the coding sequence ATGGACAACTCAGACACCACCGGGTTCGACGAGAAGAGCTTTTTTGATCGAGTAGCAGCCCAATTTATTGAACGCGCACCGGATTTATCTAAATCTCTTAATATTGCGATTATTGGCAAAGTCAGTTCCGGCAAAAGTTCACTCATCAACGCCTTATTGAAACGTAGCCGAAGACAAGCATTGGAACTTGCAAAGGTTGGAGCAATATCAGGCATCACTAAAAATCTAACCATCCTGAAACTTGATGACAAGGTCTATCTTATTGATTCACCAGGGCTTGATGATGTTCGTGCAGAAAATAGTGAAATTACCAAGAAGTTTTTAAAGCACATTGATATTGGTATCTTTGTGGTGACTGGCTCTTCAGATGCTTCACAAAAGAAAAATTTAGATGATTTGAGACAGCATTGCGATTCAATCTTTATTGTTCTTAACAAAATTGATGAGTGGGATGATCTTGATCCAAAAGTTTTGAATGATATCATCGATCAGTGGAAAAATGATTTGAAAATAGACAAAATTTACCCAACTTGTACCAAGGGTTACGATCCTAAAAGCCGTATTCCCAAAATGGATATTCGAGGAGTTTATCAGCTACGAAGTGATATTGAGGAATTTCTTGAAAAAAAGGGAAAAGACCTGCTACTCGTAAGACATATGACTGAGAAGCAATCTTATGCTGTCAAAATTATTGCAACAGCTTTAGTGGCAGTAGGGGGTGAAGCTTTCATTCCAGGAAGTGCAGTATATATTACTGCAACGCAAGGTGCTGCAATCGCATCTTTGTATTACTTATATACTGGTAAAATTCTATCTCCTCACGCTGCTCTAGGTATCTTGCCAACATTTTTAGCTGAGAGTACAGGTTCTAGCCTCTTCTTATTTGCCAAATCATTTCTGCCACCAACGGGTATTCTTGATATAGCAGCTTCTAGTATTGCAATTACTATTACTCTTGCACTTTTAGCGACCGTCAATCATATCCTTTCTAGTGGTGCTTCGATAGAGGAGGAAGAGCTTCTTCGTTCAAAGTTTAGAACTTACCGTACACAAACTGAAGAAACGTTCAGAGAGCTGGGGTGTACTGACATACGCGATTTACCAGAATGGTCAGCACTTGTAGCTAAATTTCTGAAAAATCCCTAG
- a CDS encoding BrnT family toxin — protein sequence MEFEWNLEKAELNLKKHGVSFQEASTVFNDPLSVTFPDPDHSMGERRYIIIGVSAYGQVLVVAHTDREDRVRIISARKATRQERWFYEEGS from the coding sequence ATGGAATTTGAATGGAATTTAGAGAAAGCTGAATTAAATCTTAAAAAGCACGGTGTTTCCTTTCAGGAGGCTTCCACTGTATTTAACGATCCGCTATCGGTAACTTTTCCTGACCCTGACCACTCTATGGGAGAACGTCGCTACATTATTATTGGCGTATCTGCATACGGACAAGTTTTAGTTGTTGCCCATACGGATCGAGAAGACAGGGTACGGATAATTAGCGCTCGAAAAGCAACGCGACAGGAAAGGTGGTTTTATGAAGAAGGAAGTTGA
- the topA gene encoding type I DNA topoisomerase, producing the protein MSTLVIVESPTKARTIRNFLPSDYRVEASMGHVRDLPQSADEIPADVKSEKWANLGVNVEANFEPLYVVPKDKKKIVKELKDALKQANELILATDEDREGESISWHLMQILKPKVPIKRMVFHEITREAIQGALKSCRNIDENLVHAQETRRILDRLVGYTLSPLLWKKIAWGLSAGRVQSVAVRLLVQRERQRRAFRQGSYWDLKASLEKDKTPFEAKLTSLAEVKIATGSDFDPNTGQIIQGRNVRLLNEAEARDLVARLKGKTWTVTDMEERPTTRKPYPPFTTSTLQQEANRKLGLSARDTMRTAQSLYEQGYITYMRTDSVHLSQQAIAAARSCVEQMYGKQYLSPKPRQFSTKSKGAQEAHEAIRPAGSSFRTPKETGLSGREFSLYDLIWKRTVACQMADAQLTQISVQLQVEDAGFRSSGKRIDFPGFFRAYVEGSDDPDAAIEDREVILPDLKKGDRPNCKNLEAIGHETQPPARYTEASLVKTLESEGVGRPSTYASIIGTIMDRGYAQMINKALVPTFTAFAVTTLLEGHFPDLVDTQFTSRMEQTLDDISTGEVQWLPYLRDFYLGDQGLETQVKERESQIDPKAARSVELEGLEAKVCIGKFGPYIEVESGDGVVTASIPKDMTPDELDPDKVETLLKQKTEGPEKLGLHPETGEPIYVLIGSYGPYVQLGDITEENKKPKRASLPKGVQPENVTLDMAVGLLSLPRLLGVHPATGAKVQAGLGRFGPYVVHDQGKEGKDYRSLKKEDDILTIGLSRALELLAEPKKTRGSSRSKSKEPLRSLGAHPSDEEAINIYDGPYGPYVKHGKTNASLPEGETVESMTLEKALEALAAKSSTKKSSRSTKSKTTTAKKKTTKKASAS; encoded by the coding sequence ATGTCAACCCTCGTCATTGTTGAATCTCCCACCAAAGCCCGCACCATTCGCAACTTCCTCCCCTCGGACTACCGCGTCGAGGCCTCAATGGGTCATGTCCGCGACTTACCGCAGTCGGCGGATGAAATTCCCGCCGATGTCAAGTCAGAGAAATGGGCCAACCTGGGGGTTAACGTAGAAGCTAACTTTGAGCCGTTGTACGTCGTCCCCAAGGACAAAAAGAAGATTGTCAAAGAACTCAAAGACGCCCTCAAGCAAGCCAACGAACTGATCCTGGCGACTGACGAAGACCGCGAGGGAGAAAGCATTAGCTGGCACTTAATGCAAATTCTCAAACCCAAAGTCCCTATTAAGCGGATGGTGTTTCATGAAATTACCCGCGAAGCCATCCAAGGCGCGTTAAAAAGTTGCCGCAATATTGACGAAAACCTGGTTCACGCCCAAGAAACACGCCGCATTCTCGACCGCTTGGTCGGTTATACCCTGTCGCCGCTATTGTGGAAAAAGATTGCTTGGGGTCTATCAGCCGGGCGAGTGCAGTCCGTCGCCGTTCGCCTCTTGGTACAGCGAGAACGCCAGCGCCGCGCCTTCCGCCAAGGGAGTTATTGGGATTTAAAAGCCAGCCTGGAAAAGGACAAAACCCCCTTTGAAGCCAAACTGACGAGTTTGGCAGAGGTGAAAATTGCCACGGGTAGCGACTTTGACCCCAATACCGGGCAAATTATCCAAGGGCGCAACGTCCGCTTACTCAATGAGGCGGAAGCGAGAGACTTGGTGGCCCGCTTAAAGGGTAAAACCTGGACGGTGACGGACATGGAAGAACGTCCCACCACTCGCAAACCCTATCCGCCGTTTACCACCTCGACGCTACAACAGGAAGCTAACCGCAAATTGGGGTTATCGGCCAGAGATACGATGCGGACGGCCCAAAGTTTGTACGAACAGGGCTACATTACTTATATGAGAACGGATTCGGTGCATTTATCGCAACAGGCGATCGCAGCGGCCCGTTCTTGTGTCGAACAGATGTATGGGAAGCAGTACCTCAGCCCCAAACCGCGCCAATTTAGCACCAAAAGCAAAGGGGCCCAGGAAGCCCACGAAGCCATCCGTCCTGCGGGTAGCAGCTTCCGCACGCCCAAAGAAACGGGCTTATCCGGTCGCGAATTTAGCCTGTACGATCTGATTTGGAAGCGTACCGTCGCCTGTCAGATGGCGGATGCCCAATTGACGCAAATTAGCGTTCAGTTACAGGTAGAAGATGCGGGTTTCCGTTCTTCTGGGAAACGTATTGACTTCCCTGGCTTCTTCCGCGCCTATGTGGAAGGGTCGGACGATCCCGATGCAGCGATTGAAGACCGCGAGGTTATTTTACCCGATCTCAAAAAAGGCGATCGCCCTAACTGCAAAAACCTAGAAGCCATCGGCCACGAAACCCAACCCCCCGCCCGCTATACCGAAGCTAGCCTGGTCAAAACCCTAGAAAGCGAAGGCGTTGGGCGTCCCAGTACCTACGCCAGCATCATCGGGACGATTATGGATCGGGGCTATGCTCAAATGATTAATAAGGCCCTCGTCCCTACCTTTACCGCCTTCGCCGTTACCACCTTATTAGAGGGTCACTTCCCGGACTTGGTAGACACCCAGTTTACCTCCCGCATGGAACAAACCCTCGATGATATCTCCACCGGGGAAGTCCAGTGGCTGCCCTATCTGCGAGACTTCTATCTGGGCGACCAAGGCTTAGAAACCCAAGTCAAGGAACGGGAAAGCCAAATTGACCCAAAAGCCGCCCGCAGCGTTGAGTTAGAAGGCTTAGAAGCCAAGGTTTGCATTGGCAAGTTTGGGCCGTATATTGAGGTGGAAAGCGGCGATGGGGTGGTTACGGCGTCTATTCCCAAGGATATGACCCCGGACGAACTCGACCCCGACAAGGTGGAAACCCTGCTGAAGCAGAAGACGGAAGGCCCGGAAAAACTCGGCTTGCATCCCGAAACGGGCGAACCCATCTATGTCCTGATTGGCAGCTATGGCCCCTACGTGCAACTGGGGGATATCACCGAAGAGAATAAGAAACCCAAACGCGCCTCGCTTCCCAAGGGCGTGCAACCGGAAAACGTCACCCTGGATATGGCGGTCGGGCTGCTATCCTTACCGCGTCTGTTAGGCGTCCACCCAGCGACGGGGGCGAAGGTGCAGGCGGGGTTAGGACGGTTTGGTCCCTATGTGGTTCACGACCAAGGCAAGGAGGGCAAAGACTATCGTTCTCTCAAAAAAGAGGATGATATCTTGACAATTGGCTTAAGTCGTGCATTGGAACTCTTGGCAGAACCGAAGAAGACGCGGGGAAGCAGTCGTTCTAAGAGTAAGGAACCCCTCCGGTCATTGGGGGCGCATCCCAGCGATGAGGAAGCCATTAATATCTATGATGGCCCCTACGGCCCCTATGTGAAGCACGGGAAGACGAATGCCTCGCTACCGGAAGGGGAAACGGTGGAAAGCATGACGCTGGAGAAAGCCTTGGAAGCCTTGGCTGCGAAGTCTTCGACGAAGAAGTCTAGCCGTTCTACCAAGAGTAAAACGACGACTGCGAAGAAGAAGACCACGAAAAAGGCCTCAGCCAGTTAA
- the ald gene encoding alanine dehydrogenase, translating to MEIGVPKEIKDQEFRVGLSPSSVRVLRESGHSIFVETEAGIGAGFSDEDYLKSGATLVKTPKEAWNRELVVKVKEPLPAEYDLIQKEQLLFTYLHLAADRKLTEHLIGSGVTAIAYETVELSDRKLPLLTPMSIIAGRLSVQFGARFLERQQGGRGVLLGGVPGVQPGKVAILGGGVVGTEAAKMAIGLGAQVQILDVSVDRLSYLETLFGSRVELLYSNSAQIERAVKDADLVIGAVLVLGRRAPILVSRSLVGQMHPGSVIVDVAVDQGGCVETLRATSHTQPTYIEEGVVHYGVPNMPGAVPWTATQALNNSTLPYVVKLANRGLKALEQDPALGKGINVQGHRIVHPAVREVFPDLAA from the coding sequence ATGGAAATTGGCGTTCCTAAAGAGATTAAAGACCAAGAGTTTCGGGTGGGTTTAAGTCCGAGTAGCGTTCGGGTTTTGCGCGAAAGCGGACACAGCATTTTTGTAGAAACCGAAGCGGGTATTGGGGCGGGGTTTAGCGATGAAGATTATCTTAAAAGTGGGGCAACCCTAGTTAAAACCCCAAAAGAGGCTTGGAACCGGGAACTGGTGGTGAAAGTAAAAGAACCATTACCCGCTGAATATGACCTGATCCAGAAAGAACAACTCTTATTTACCTATTTACATTTAGCAGCCGATCGCAAATTAACCGAACATTTGATCGGCAGTGGCGTAACGGCGATCGCCTATGAGACGGTAGAGTTAAGCGATCGCAAACTCCCTCTCCTCACCCCCATGAGTATCATCGCCGGACGCTTATCAGTCCAGTTTGGCGCAAGATTTCTCGAACGCCAGCAGGGAGGGCGAGGCGTCTTGTTAGGGGGCGTTCCCGGCGTCCAACCCGGTAAAGTCGCGATCCTCGGTGGCGGCGTTGTCGGTACCGAAGCGGCGAAAATGGCGATCGGTTTGGGGGCGCAAGTCCAAATTTTAGATGTGAGTGTCGATCGCCTATCGTATCTGGAAACCCTATTTGGATCGAGGGTAGAACTGCTGTATAGCAACTCCGCCCAAATTGAACGGGCGGTAAAGGATGCCGATCTCGTCATTGGGGCAGTTTTGGTCTTAGGTCGCCGCGCCCCCATTTTAGTATCGCGATCGCTTGTTGGGCAGATGCACCCCGGTTCCGTCATTGTCGATGTCGCCGTCGATCAAGGGGGCTGCGTTGAAACCTTACGCGCCACCTCCCACACCCAACCCACCTACATTGAAGAAGGCGTCGTCCACTATGGCGTTCCCAATATGCCAGGGGCCGTTCCTTGGACTGCCACCCAAGCCTTGAATAACAGCACCTTACCCTACGTCGTCAAGCTAGCCAACCGGGGTCTAAAAGCCTTAGAACAAGACCCCGCCCTAGGGAAAGGCATCAACGTCCAAGGTCATCGGATCGTGCATCCTGCGGTTCGGGAAGTCTTCCCCGACTTAGCAGCTTAA
- a CDS encoding DUF3370 family protein — protein MIGFGKRLSLALFFAATGWQIFPATALAFSDTQNYWGQQCIAELAKRQLVSGYPDGRFRPNGSVTRAEFAVLMLNAFPSAPIKRPQTRFSDVPPSHWAYRAITDATMRDFFAGYPGGVFQPQQAIPKAQTLGVLAGAMGYARPNYPLRVLQRYFRDANGTPNYAQSAIAAAAQQGAIAAYPDPQQLNPNQITTRGEAAVYLCRALNIPGVPPQYIAGVEIRPQTVLPLPGSLDAVPIFNSNSPELVLNEGILLSTFPPTGKQHAQAHLNYRFNGRFDVFTHHITRAETPTQAHPLYQGILIHNPTSQPITVEVLQAASYLGTPDAPFIDLPDVADNTDGRVYSGPGSRVTSDILRGVRQETFPESITIDPQQSQMLMNKPIPIQRTPSSNGRSTAIRLQSSGPVYLANIALKAPREGSRYRAPNLSEWENALNLQPLATPRDRAPTPLDPPQEPTIFSRVAGVSQGSRWQAEIKDSEAVDYLSIPATGNAISYVLSTLHLVTLGTNQIQSAPMLRRYPDTAYYAHSNYSVEYDLTLPLINNSDRIQDVTLSLSSPLKDEGGTDRLLFHNPRVDQVHFRGTVKLRYQSDKREAQTRYVHIVQRRGQPGEPLVKLRLFPQERRTVQLNFLYPPDSTPPQVLTVRTVQAN, from the coding sequence ATGATTGGGTTTGGCAAACGCTTAAGTCTGGCTTTATTCTTCGCAGCAACGGGCTGGCAAATTTTCCCCGCAACCGCCCTTGCTTTTTCCGATACCCAAAATTACTGGGGTCAGCAATGCATTGCAGAACTCGCCAAGCGTCAGCTAGTTAGCGGCTATCCCGACGGGCGGTTTCGTCCGAATGGCAGCGTCACGCGGGCAGAATTTGCAGTTTTGATGTTAAATGCCTTTCCCAGCGCCCCCATCAAGCGCCCGCAAACCCGTTTTAGCGATGTTCCCCCCAGCCATTGGGCCTATCGTGCCATTACAGACGCCACCATGCGAGACTTCTTTGCAGGCTATCCGGGCGGCGTCTTTCAACCGCAACAAGCCATTCCCAAAGCCCAAACCCTGGGGGTACTGGCCGGGGCGATGGGTTATGCTCGACCCAATTATCCCTTGCGAGTATTGCAGCGCTATTTCCGAGATGCCAACGGGACGCCCAATTATGCCCAAAGCGCGATCGCAGCCGCTGCCCAACAGGGCGCGATCGCCGCTTATCCCGATCCGCAACAACTGAACCCCAACCAAATTACCACGCGCGGAGAAGCCGCCGTCTATCTGTGTCGCGCCCTGAATATCCCAGGCGTTCCCCCTCAATACATTGCTGGGGTAGAAATTCGTCCCCAAACCGTCTTACCCCTTCCCGGTAGCTTAGATGCGGTACCCATCTTTAATAGCAACAGCCCCGAACTAGTTCTCAATGAGGGTATTCTTTTATCCACCTTTCCCCCGACGGGCAAACAACACGCCCAAGCCCACCTCAACTATCGGTTTAACGGGCGCTTTGATGTGTTTACCCACCATATCACCAGGGCTGAAACTCCCACCCAGGCCCATCCGCTGTATCAGGGCATCTTAATTCATAACCCCACTAGTCAACCCATCACCGTCGAAGTCTTGCAAGCCGCCAGCTACTTAGGAACGCCGGATGCGCCGTTTATTGACTTACCCGACGTGGCAGATAATACCGATGGTCGGGTGTATTCCGGGCCGGGGAGTCGCGTCACCAGCGATATTTTACGGGGCGTGCGTCAAGAGACCTTCCCAGAAAGCATTACCATTGACCCGCAGCAAAGCCAAATGCTGATGAATAAACCCATTCCCATTCAGCGCACCCCGTCTTCTAATGGGCGTTCGACCGCGATCCGCTTGCAAAGTAGCGGGCCGGTGTATCTGGCTAATATTGCCCTGAAAGCCCCCCGCGAAGGCAGTCGCTATCGAGCGCCAAACCTCAGCGAATGGGAGAATGCTTTAAATCTACAGCCTTTAGCAACCCCTCGCGATCGCGCCCCCACGCCCCTCGATCCGCCCCAGGAACCCACCATTTTTAGCCGGGTGGCCGGTGTCTCCCAGGGTTCGCGCTGGCAAGCAGAAATCAAAGATAGCGAGGCGGTAGACTATCTCAGCATTCCAGCAACGGGCAATGCTATTTCCTACGTCTTAAGCACGCTGCACTTAGTCACCTTGGGGACTAACCAAATTCAAAGCGCCCCCATGCTGCGCCGCTATCCCGATACAGCTTACTACGCCCATAGCAATTACAGCGTGGAATACGACCTCACCCTCCCGCTGATCAATAATAGCGATCGCATTCAGGATGTCACCCTTTCCCTATCAAGTCCCCTGAAAGACGAAGGGGGAACGGATCGCTTGCTATTCCACAACCCGCGCGTCGATCAAGTCCATTTTCGAGGAACGGTCAAATTACGCTACCAAAGCGATAAGCGCGAAGCCCAAACCCGTTACGTCCACATCGTCCAACGGCGCGGCCAACCGGGAGAACCCCTGGTAAAGTTACGCCTATTTCCCCAAGAACGGCGAACCGTTCAGCTTAACTTTCTCTACCCGCCAGACTCAACGCCACCCCAGGTGCTGACAGTGAGAACGGTGCAGGCTAATTAA